The Brenneria rubrifaciens genome has a window encoding:
- a CDS encoding toxin-activating lysine-acyltransferase, whose protein sequence is MRVGNYDIKAPLLLGGEANEAEVLGASVWLWMHSPLHRDAPLHALPTLLLPIIKRRQYVLVAERERPIFFLSWAWLNLESEARYLTRPAIHMEEEDWDSGDRMWFCDWIAPFGHTAAMNKLMRDDLFPDHCVRALYHRGRERGKRVVMFHGARISREAARNWCKAHPLPVELPQVLTVRTQ, encoded by the coding sequence TGCTCTTGGGCGGCGAAGCGAACGAAGCGGAAGTGCTTGGCGCTTCCGTGTGGCTGTGGATGCATTCGCCGCTGCATCGCGATGCGCCGTTACATGCGCTACCGACGCTGCTGCTGCCCATCATCAAGCGCCGGCAGTACGTTTTGGTCGCCGAGCGGGAGCGCCCCATTTTCTTTCTGAGCTGGGCATGGCTCAACCTGGAATCGGAAGCACGCTATCTCACCCGCCCTGCCATCCACATGGAGGAAGAGGACTGGGACAGCGGCGATCGGATGTGGTTTTGCGACTGGATAGCGCCTTTTGGACACACCGCCGCAATGAACAAGCTGATGCGCGATGACCTCTTCCCCGACCATTGCGTCCGCGCGTTGTACCACCGCGGGCGGGAGCGCGGTAAACGCGTAGTGATGTTTCACGGCGCGAGAATAAGCCGCGAGGCGGCAAGAAACTGGTGTAAAGCACATCCCCTGCCCGTTGAGTTGCCGCAAGTTTTAACAGTAAGGACACAATGA